The bacterium DNA window AATGTGCTCGGCTTGTGTTTCAACGACGCCCTGCAGTCCTCAAAAGCGAAATATTATGTTCAGCTTGATTCGGATGATCTCCTCTTTCCTGATGCGGTGGAAAAGATCCTCAAGGTTTATGATGAGGATGATCGCATCGGCATGGTGATTGGCTCTTATCAGGTTTTTGAGAAGAAGGCCGATGGCCAGGTTGAACCTGTCCTGGTGAACGGTAAACCATTCATCGTCACGCACGATGAATGGAGCGAAGAAAACGGCCGCAACAACCTGCTCCGCATCGGCGGCGCCGGAGCGCCGCGCTCCATCAAAATCCGGGTGCT harbors:
- a CDS encoding glycosyltransferase family 2 protein, with amino-acid sequence NVLGLCFNDALQSSKAKYYVQLDSDDLLFPDAVEKILKVYDEDDRIGMVIGSYQVFEKKADGQVEPVLVNGKPFIVTHDEWSEENGRNNLLRIGGAGAPRSIKIRVLEELGWFGMNDSPFSRNYGEDYELVNKCAERYRIGRVWEPIYKVVRHSGGTDHMIDQATIDINDNAKDHMRLEALARRKKINQA